One Rosa chinensis cultivar Old Blush chromosome 3, RchiOBHm-V2, whole genome shotgun sequence DNA window includes the following coding sequences:
- the LOC112192275 gene encoding DNA repair protein RAD4 isoform X1, whose product MRGQKESKRSKESAASASGTLGDLSEEAVAKLVRRANRSGKKKCENQLHPCDLIGKQESRPQRDKKDVDATVGSNALETQACSRDALQKVSRDAKGDGESFQCSFTNSREELNDSDWEDGPVPISNSMGGHEVTIEINETPDSRRRKRSRRASVEDKELAELVHKAHLLCLIARGRLIDRACDDALIQASLLSVLPEHLLHISKVAKLTAKHLLPLVFWFQSNFRVRTTSVRRSFHSALNFALETHEGTQEEIAALSVALFRALNLTTRLVSILNVASLKPEADKTDCSSEDASRLSKGIFSTSTPMVARRNEVPVSPATSSERNSVGETPQIGSYKSEDCHLTSSETRCKGSDVYELNDKMTDTLACEEWNDMSEACHTKKSQESKRRGDLEFEMQLQMALSATAVPTAGIKIGSDNKDSNSNVAKRLKRTVCEESPISSQSISTAVGSRKEGSPLYWAEVYCNGENLTGKWLHIDAINAIIDGEQKVEAVAAACKTPLRYVVAFAGNGAKDVTRRYCLKWYQIASQRVNPIWWDKVLAPLRDLEVRATGGMVHLDKEHTGSSSEHNKENFLNKSGSAEMNYLPGNVNLNAKSSLEGSKETGKGLDVESSSRSFEIATRNSLEDMELETRALTEPLPTNQQAYKNHHLYAIEKWLTKHQVLHPKGPILGFCSGHPVYPRTCVQTLKTKHKWLREGLQVKPNERPVKELKRSIKPQKVQVLEDDDYVGGNSIGTIELYGKWQLEPLHLPHAINGKVPKNDHGNVEVWSEKCLPPGTVHLRLPRVFSVAKRLEIDYAPAMVDFEFKNGQSYPVFDGIVVCAEFKDAILEAYAEERDRREAVEKKRYEMQAISRWYQLLSSIVTRQRIQNRYGESSSTASAETENVNSKLDVQLGGGQNDEEPLGCQQGGLHENTPDDPTIELDNHEHVFLTENQSFDEDNLLVTKRCLCGFSVQVEEL is encoded by the exons ATGCGAGGCCAAAAGGAGAGCAAGCGTTCCAAAGAATCAGCAGCATCGGCATCAG GAACTCTGGGTGACCTATCAGAGGAGGCTGTGGCCAAACTTGTCAGACGTGCAAATAGAAGTGGGAAAAAGAAATGTGAGAATCAACTTCATCCATGTGATTTGATTGGAAAG CAAGAGTCCAGGCCACAAAGAGACAAAAAAGATGTGGATGCAACAGTCGGATCCAATGCCTTGGAGACTCAAGCTTGTAGCAGAGATGCTTTGCAAAAGGTATCTAGGGATGCGAAAGGTGATGGGGAAAGCTTTCAGTGCTCTTTTACGAATAGCAGGGAAGAACTGAATGACTCAGATTGGGAAGATGGCCCAGTTCCAATTTCAAATTCCATGGGTGGTCATGAAGTGACTATTGAAATAAATGAAACACCTGATTCCAGAAGACGGAAACGTAGTCGTCGGGCTTCGGTTGAAGATAAG GAATTGGCTGAACTTGTTCATAAAGCTCATTTACTCTGTTTAATTGCACGGGGAAGATTGATTGACAGAGCTTGTGATGATGCTCTTATTCAG GCTTCCTTACTTTCTGTTCTACCAGAACACTTGCTGCATATATCCAAGGTTGCAAAACTTACTGCGAAGCATTTGCTTCCCCTAGTCTTTTGG TTTCAAAGTAATTTCCGTGTTAGAACTACAAGCGTGAGAAGATCATTTCATTCGGCTCTGAACTTTGCCCTTGAAACTCATGAAGGGACCCAAGAAGAG ATTGCTGCATTGTCTGTGGCACTCTTCAGAGCTTTGAATCTTACAACCCG GTTGGTGTCCATTTTGAATGTTGCCTCCTTAAAACCAGAGGCTGACAAGACTGACTGTTCTAGTGAAGATGCAAGCCGATTGAGTAAGGGAATATTCAGCACTTCAACCCCAATGGTGGCTAGAAGAAATGAGGTTCCTGTGTCTCCTGCTACAAGTAGTGAGAGAAACTCTGTCGGTGAAACTCCTCAGATCGGTTCATACAAAAGTGAGGACTGCCACCTTACCAGTAGCGAAACTCGGTGCAAAGGTTCTGATGTGTATGAGTTGAATGATAAAATGACTGATACTTTAGCATGTGAGGAATGGAATGATATGTCTGAAGCATGCCATACTAAGAAATCACAGGAATCAAAGAGAAGAGGGGATCTTGAGTTTGAAATGCAGTTGCAAATGGCTCTTTCCGCCACGGCAGTTCCGACTGCGGGTATAAAAATAGGTTCAGATAATAAAGACTCAAATAGTAATGTTGCAAAAAGATTGAAAAGAACTGTTTGTGAAGAATCACCAATTTCCTCCCAGAGTATCTCTACTGCAGTTGGATCGAGAAAAGAAGGATCCCCATTGTACTGGGCAGAAGTGTACTGCAATGGGGAAAACTTGACTGGAAAGTGGCTGCATATTGATGCTATCAATGCAATTATTGATGGAGAACAGAAGGTCGAAGCTGTAGCTGCTGCATGCAAAACGCCTTTGAGATATGTAGTTGCTTTCGCTGGGAATGGGGCTAAAGATGTGACTCGCAG GTACTGTCTCAAGTGGTATCAGATAGCATCTCAACGAGTGAATCCAATTTGGTGGGATAAGGTGTTGGCACCACTGAGAGATTTAGAGGTGAGAGCAACAGGAGGCATGGTCCATTTGGATAAAGAACACACTGGTTCCTCATCTGAACATAATAAAGAAAATTTTTTGAACAAGTCTGGCAGTGCGGAAATGAATTATCTTCCAGGCAATGTCAACTTGAATGCGAAGTCTAGCCTAGAAGGCTCAAAAGAAACTGGAAAGGGGCTTGATGTAGAATCTTCTTCGAGGAGTTTTGAGATTGCTACCAGGAACTCCCTTGAGGATATGGAGTTGGAAACTAGGGCATTAACTGAGCCTCTTCCAACAAATCAACAG GCCTATAAAAACCATCACCTTTATGCTATTGAAAAATGGCTTACCAAGCATCAGGTACTTCATCCGAAAGGGCCAATTCTGGGGTTTTGTTCTGGTCATCCAGTTTACCCTAGGACATGTGTGCAAACTCTAAAGACAAAACACAAATGGCTGAGGGAGGGGCTGCAAGTTAAACCAAATGAGCGTCCTGTCAAG GAGTTGAAACGTTCTATCAAGCCTCAAAAGGTACAGGTTCTTGAAGATGATGATTATGTCGGGGGTAATTCAATTGGAACTATCGAACTTTATGGGAAGTGGCAACTTGAACCACTGCATCTGCCTCATGCTATTAATGGAAAAGTGCCAAAG AATGATCATGGTAACGTGGAAGTATGGTCTGAGAAGTGCCTTCCACCAGGGACTGTGCATTTGAGGTTACCGAGGGTGTTTTCGGTTGCCAAGAGACTAGAAATTGATTACGCTCCCGCCATGGttgattttgaattcaaaaatgGTCAATCATATCCTGTCTTTGATGGTATAGTGGTGTGTGCTGAGTTCAAGGATGCAATATTGGAG GCTTATGCAGAGGAACGGGACAGAAGAGAGGctgtagaaaagaaaagatatgaAATGCAAGCTATTTCACGGTGGTATCAGCTTCTGTCTTCCATTGTAACTCGGCAGAGGATACAAAACCGTTATGGGGAGTCTTCATCTACAGCATCAGCTGAGACTGAAAATGTGAATAGTAAACTAGATGTACAGCTTGGTGGTGGTCAGAATGATGAGGAACCTCTTGGATGCCAGCAAGGAGGCCTACATGAAAATACACCGGATGATCCTACCATCGAGCTGGACAATCATGAGCATGTATTCTTGACAGAAAACCAGAGTTTTGATGAAGACAACTTGTTAGTTACAAAGAGGTGTCTGTGTGGATTTTCAGTGCAAGTGGAAGAACTGTAG
- the LOC112192275 gene encoding DNA repair protein RAD4 isoform X3, with translation MMLLFRLFLASLLSVLPEHLLHISKVAKLTAKHLLPLVFWFQSNFRVRTTSVRRSFHSALNFALETHEGTQEEIAALSVALFRALNLTTRLVSILNVASLKPEADKTDCSSEDASRLSKGIFSTSTPMVARRNEVPVSPATSSERNSVGETPQIGSYKSEDCHLTSSETRCKGSDVYELNDKMTDTLACEEWNDMSEACHTKKSQESKRRGDLEFEMQLQMALSATAVPTAGIKIGSDNKDSNSNVAKRLKRTVCEESPISSQSISTAVGSRKEGSPLYWAEVYCNGENLTGKWLHIDAINAIIDGEQKVEAVAAACKTPLRYVVAFAGNGAKDVTRRYCLKWYQIASQRVNPIWWDKVLAPLRDLEVRATGGMVHLDKEHTGSSSEHNKENFLNKSGSAEMNYLPGNVNLNAKSSLEGSKETGKGLDVESSSRSFEIATRNSLEDMELETRALTEPLPTNQQAYKNHHLYAIEKWLTKHQVLHPKGPILGFCSGHPVYPRTCVQTLKTKHKWLREGLQVKPNERPVKELKRSIKPQKVQVLEDDDYVGGNSIGTIELYGKWQLEPLHLPHAINGKVPKNDHGNVEVWSEKCLPPGTVHLRLPRVFSVAKRLEIDYAPAMVDFEFKNGQSYPVFDGIVVCAEFKDAILEAYAEERDRREAVEKKRYEMQAISRWYQLLSSIVTRQRIQNRYGESSSTASAETENVNSKLDVQLGGGQNDEEPLGCQQGGLHENTPDDPTIELDNHEHVFLTENQSFDEDNLLVTKRCLCGFSVQVEEL, from the exons ATGATGCTCTTATTCAGGTTGTTTCTG GCTTCCTTACTTTCTGTTCTACCAGAACACTTGCTGCATATATCCAAGGTTGCAAAACTTACTGCGAAGCATTTGCTTCCCCTAGTCTTTTGG TTTCAAAGTAATTTCCGTGTTAGAACTACAAGCGTGAGAAGATCATTTCATTCGGCTCTGAACTTTGCCCTTGAAACTCATGAAGGGACCCAAGAAGAG ATTGCTGCATTGTCTGTGGCACTCTTCAGAGCTTTGAATCTTACAACCCG GTTGGTGTCCATTTTGAATGTTGCCTCCTTAAAACCAGAGGCTGACAAGACTGACTGTTCTAGTGAAGATGCAAGCCGATTGAGTAAGGGAATATTCAGCACTTCAACCCCAATGGTGGCTAGAAGAAATGAGGTTCCTGTGTCTCCTGCTACAAGTAGTGAGAGAAACTCTGTCGGTGAAACTCCTCAGATCGGTTCATACAAAAGTGAGGACTGCCACCTTACCAGTAGCGAAACTCGGTGCAAAGGTTCTGATGTGTATGAGTTGAATGATAAAATGACTGATACTTTAGCATGTGAGGAATGGAATGATATGTCTGAAGCATGCCATACTAAGAAATCACAGGAATCAAAGAGAAGAGGGGATCTTGAGTTTGAAATGCAGTTGCAAATGGCTCTTTCCGCCACGGCAGTTCCGACTGCGGGTATAAAAATAGGTTCAGATAATAAAGACTCAAATAGTAATGTTGCAAAAAGATTGAAAAGAACTGTTTGTGAAGAATCACCAATTTCCTCCCAGAGTATCTCTACTGCAGTTGGATCGAGAAAAGAAGGATCCCCATTGTACTGGGCAGAAGTGTACTGCAATGGGGAAAACTTGACTGGAAAGTGGCTGCATATTGATGCTATCAATGCAATTATTGATGGAGAACAGAAGGTCGAAGCTGTAGCTGCTGCATGCAAAACGCCTTTGAGATATGTAGTTGCTTTCGCTGGGAATGGGGCTAAAGATGTGACTCGCAG GTACTGTCTCAAGTGGTATCAGATAGCATCTCAACGAGTGAATCCAATTTGGTGGGATAAGGTGTTGGCACCACTGAGAGATTTAGAGGTGAGAGCAACAGGAGGCATGGTCCATTTGGATAAAGAACACACTGGTTCCTCATCTGAACATAATAAAGAAAATTTTTTGAACAAGTCTGGCAGTGCGGAAATGAATTATCTTCCAGGCAATGTCAACTTGAATGCGAAGTCTAGCCTAGAAGGCTCAAAAGAAACTGGAAAGGGGCTTGATGTAGAATCTTCTTCGAGGAGTTTTGAGATTGCTACCAGGAACTCCCTTGAGGATATGGAGTTGGAAACTAGGGCATTAACTGAGCCTCTTCCAACAAATCAACAG GCCTATAAAAACCATCACCTTTATGCTATTGAAAAATGGCTTACCAAGCATCAGGTACTTCATCCGAAAGGGCCAATTCTGGGGTTTTGTTCTGGTCATCCAGTTTACCCTAGGACATGTGTGCAAACTCTAAAGACAAAACACAAATGGCTGAGGGAGGGGCTGCAAGTTAAACCAAATGAGCGTCCTGTCAAG GAGTTGAAACGTTCTATCAAGCCTCAAAAGGTACAGGTTCTTGAAGATGATGATTATGTCGGGGGTAATTCAATTGGAACTATCGAACTTTATGGGAAGTGGCAACTTGAACCACTGCATCTGCCTCATGCTATTAATGGAAAAGTGCCAAAG AATGATCATGGTAACGTGGAAGTATGGTCTGAGAAGTGCCTTCCACCAGGGACTGTGCATTTGAGGTTACCGAGGGTGTTTTCGGTTGCCAAGAGACTAGAAATTGATTACGCTCCCGCCATGGttgattttgaattcaaaaatgGTCAATCATATCCTGTCTTTGATGGTATAGTGGTGTGTGCTGAGTTCAAGGATGCAATATTGGAG GCTTATGCAGAGGAACGGGACAGAAGAGAGGctgtagaaaagaaaagatatgaAATGCAAGCTATTTCACGGTGGTATCAGCTTCTGTCTTCCATTGTAACTCGGCAGAGGATACAAAACCGTTATGGGGAGTCTTCATCTACAGCATCAGCTGAGACTGAAAATGTGAATAGTAAACTAGATGTACAGCTTGGTGGTGGTCAGAATGATGAGGAACCTCTTGGATGCCAGCAAGGAGGCCTACATGAAAATACACCGGATGATCCTACCATCGAGCTGGACAATCATGAGCATGTATTCTTGACAGAAAACCAGAGTTTTGATGAAGACAACTTGTTAGTTACAAAGAGGTGTCTGTGTGGATTTTCAGTGCAAGTGGAAGAACTGTAG
- the LOC112192275 gene encoding DNA repair protein RAD4 isoform X2, which produces MGGHEVTIEINETPDSRRRKRSRRASVEDKELAELVHKAHLLCLIARGRLIDRACDDALIQASLLSVLPEHLLHISKVAKLTAKHLLPLVFWFQSNFRVRTTSVRRSFHSALNFALETHEGTQEEIAALSVALFRALNLTTRLVSILNVASLKPEADKTDCSSEDASRLSKGIFSTSTPMVARRNEVPVSPATSSERNSVGETPQIGSYKSEDCHLTSSETRCKGSDVYELNDKMTDTLACEEWNDMSEACHTKKSQESKRRGDLEFEMQLQMALSATAVPTAGIKIGSDNKDSNSNVAKRLKRTVCEESPISSQSISTAVGSRKEGSPLYWAEVYCNGENLTGKWLHIDAINAIIDGEQKVEAVAAACKTPLRYVVAFAGNGAKDVTRRYCLKWYQIASQRVNPIWWDKVLAPLRDLEVRATGGMVHLDKEHTGSSSEHNKENFLNKSGSAEMNYLPGNVNLNAKSSLEGSKETGKGLDVESSSRSFEIATRNSLEDMELETRALTEPLPTNQQAYKNHHLYAIEKWLTKHQVLHPKGPILGFCSGHPVYPRTCVQTLKTKHKWLREGLQVKPNERPVKELKRSIKPQKVQVLEDDDYVGGNSIGTIELYGKWQLEPLHLPHAINGKVPKNDHGNVEVWSEKCLPPGTVHLRLPRVFSVAKRLEIDYAPAMVDFEFKNGQSYPVFDGIVVCAEFKDAILEAYAEERDRREAVEKKRYEMQAISRWYQLLSSIVTRQRIQNRYGESSSTASAETENVNSKLDVQLGGGQNDEEPLGCQQGGLHENTPDDPTIELDNHEHVFLTENQSFDEDNLLVTKRCLCGFSVQVEEL; this is translated from the exons ATGGGTGGTCATGAAGTGACTATTGAAATAAATGAAACACCTGATTCCAGAAGACGGAAACGTAGTCGTCGGGCTTCGGTTGAAGATAAG GAATTGGCTGAACTTGTTCATAAAGCTCATTTACTCTGTTTAATTGCACGGGGAAGATTGATTGACAGAGCTTGTGATGATGCTCTTATTCAG GCTTCCTTACTTTCTGTTCTACCAGAACACTTGCTGCATATATCCAAGGTTGCAAAACTTACTGCGAAGCATTTGCTTCCCCTAGTCTTTTGG TTTCAAAGTAATTTCCGTGTTAGAACTACAAGCGTGAGAAGATCATTTCATTCGGCTCTGAACTTTGCCCTTGAAACTCATGAAGGGACCCAAGAAGAG ATTGCTGCATTGTCTGTGGCACTCTTCAGAGCTTTGAATCTTACAACCCG GTTGGTGTCCATTTTGAATGTTGCCTCCTTAAAACCAGAGGCTGACAAGACTGACTGTTCTAGTGAAGATGCAAGCCGATTGAGTAAGGGAATATTCAGCACTTCAACCCCAATGGTGGCTAGAAGAAATGAGGTTCCTGTGTCTCCTGCTACAAGTAGTGAGAGAAACTCTGTCGGTGAAACTCCTCAGATCGGTTCATACAAAAGTGAGGACTGCCACCTTACCAGTAGCGAAACTCGGTGCAAAGGTTCTGATGTGTATGAGTTGAATGATAAAATGACTGATACTTTAGCATGTGAGGAATGGAATGATATGTCTGAAGCATGCCATACTAAGAAATCACAGGAATCAAAGAGAAGAGGGGATCTTGAGTTTGAAATGCAGTTGCAAATGGCTCTTTCCGCCACGGCAGTTCCGACTGCGGGTATAAAAATAGGTTCAGATAATAAAGACTCAAATAGTAATGTTGCAAAAAGATTGAAAAGAACTGTTTGTGAAGAATCACCAATTTCCTCCCAGAGTATCTCTACTGCAGTTGGATCGAGAAAAGAAGGATCCCCATTGTACTGGGCAGAAGTGTACTGCAATGGGGAAAACTTGACTGGAAAGTGGCTGCATATTGATGCTATCAATGCAATTATTGATGGAGAACAGAAGGTCGAAGCTGTAGCTGCTGCATGCAAAACGCCTTTGAGATATGTAGTTGCTTTCGCTGGGAATGGGGCTAAAGATGTGACTCGCAG GTACTGTCTCAAGTGGTATCAGATAGCATCTCAACGAGTGAATCCAATTTGGTGGGATAAGGTGTTGGCACCACTGAGAGATTTAGAGGTGAGAGCAACAGGAGGCATGGTCCATTTGGATAAAGAACACACTGGTTCCTCATCTGAACATAATAAAGAAAATTTTTTGAACAAGTCTGGCAGTGCGGAAATGAATTATCTTCCAGGCAATGTCAACTTGAATGCGAAGTCTAGCCTAGAAGGCTCAAAAGAAACTGGAAAGGGGCTTGATGTAGAATCTTCTTCGAGGAGTTTTGAGATTGCTACCAGGAACTCCCTTGAGGATATGGAGTTGGAAACTAGGGCATTAACTGAGCCTCTTCCAACAAATCAACAG GCCTATAAAAACCATCACCTTTATGCTATTGAAAAATGGCTTACCAAGCATCAGGTACTTCATCCGAAAGGGCCAATTCTGGGGTTTTGTTCTGGTCATCCAGTTTACCCTAGGACATGTGTGCAAACTCTAAAGACAAAACACAAATGGCTGAGGGAGGGGCTGCAAGTTAAACCAAATGAGCGTCCTGTCAAG GAGTTGAAACGTTCTATCAAGCCTCAAAAGGTACAGGTTCTTGAAGATGATGATTATGTCGGGGGTAATTCAATTGGAACTATCGAACTTTATGGGAAGTGGCAACTTGAACCACTGCATCTGCCTCATGCTATTAATGGAAAAGTGCCAAAG AATGATCATGGTAACGTGGAAGTATGGTCTGAGAAGTGCCTTCCACCAGGGACTGTGCATTTGAGGTTACCGAGGGTGTTTTCGGTTGCCAAGAGACTAGAAATTGATTACGCTCCCGCCATGGttgattttgaattcaaaaatgGTCAATCATATCCTGTCTTTGATGGTATAGTGGTGTGTGCTGAGTTCAAGGATGCAATATTGGAG GCTTATGCAGAGGAACGGGACAGAAGAGAGGctgtagaaaagaaaagatatgaAATGCAAGCTATTTCACGGTGGTATCAGCTTCTGTCTTCCATTGTAACTCGGCAGAGGATACAAAACCGTTATGGGGAGTCTTCATCTACAGCATCAGCTGAGACTGAAAATGTGAATAGTAAACTAGATGTACAGCTTGGTGGTGGTCAGAATGATGAGGAACCTCTTGGATGCCAGCAAGGAGGCCTACATGAAAATACACCGGATGATCCTACCATCGAGCTGGACAATCATGAGCATGTATTCTTGACAGAAAACCAGAGTTTTGATGAAGACAACTTGTTAGTTACAAAGAGGTGTCTGTGTGGATTTTCAGTGCAAGTGGAAGAACTGTAG
- the LOC112193400 gene encoding HMG-Y-related protein A: protein MATEEVKKPPSLPPYPEMILKAIEGLNEKNGSNKSSISRFIESTYGELPAGHSGLLSNHLSKMKDSGELVFWKNNYTKPDPNAPPRRGRGRPPKPRDPDQPQVANLPSGRGRGRPPKDPDAPPRPPKVKASSGSGKPRGRPRKMARPTGGLSGSTTITDAVTGRPRGRPPKVKDSLNELSIQQ, encoded by the coding sequence ATGATTCTGAAGGCCATCGAAGGGTTGAATGAGAAGAATGGCTCAAACAAGTCGTCAATATCAAGATTCATTGAATCAACTTATGGGGAATTGCCAGCCGGACACTCTGGACTCCTGTCTAATCACCTCAGCAAAATGAAAGATAGCGGTGAGTTGGTGTTCTGGAAAAACAACTACACAAAGCCGGACCCAAATGCCCCACCGAGACGGGGACGTGGAAGGCCACCAAAACCCAGGGATCCAGATCAGCCACAGGTTGCTAACTTGCCATCAGGAAGGGGCAGGGGACGCCCACCTAAGGACCCTGATGCACCCCCAAGACCTCCCAAGGTCAAGGCATCTTCAGGAAGCGGGAAACCTAGAGGACGACCGAGGAAGATGGCTCGACCTACTGGAGGTTTAAGTGGCTCCACAACCATAACAGATGCAGTGACTGGGAGGCCAAGGGGTAGACCTCCAAAGGTGAAGGATTCATTGAATGAATTGAGCATTCAGCAGTAG